CCAAGTGAGTGCTGGAGCTTATCTCAAACCTCCCTGTCTAGGTCGCTGCTGTGCGACTTGACCGCGCCGAGCTTCGCCTCGTTTCGCTGCCGCTCCTAAAGCCCTTCCGCACTTCGTTTGGAGTGATGAATGGCAAGACGTTCGTGCTGCTACGCCTCTTCGGTGAGGGACTGGAGGGCGTGTCAGAAGGCGTCATGGACGTGCGGCCCGATTTCCGGGAGGAAACCACCAGCGGCGCACTAGCCCTGCTGCAAGAAACCATTTTGCCGAGCGTGCTGGGCCAAGACTTCGCCAACCCCGAACACCTGATGCGCCATTTATCGGGAATCCGCGGCAACCGGATGGCGCTGGCGTCCGTCGAAATGGCCTTCTGGGATTTGTGGGCCAAGAGTCTGGGGCTGCCGCTCTCTACCGTGCTGGGCGGCGTCAGAAACGAGGTGGCGGTGGGCGTGTCGCTGGGCATCCAGCCGAGCATCGAGGCCACCGTGGACTCTGCCGTGCGCCACGCCGAGCAGGGCTACAAGCGCATCAAACTCAAGATTCAGCCGGGCTGGGACGTTAAAATGGTGCGGGCGGTCAAGGCGGCACTGGGTGACTTGCCGGTCACGGTGGACGCCAATGCCGCGTACTCGCTGGGGCAGATCAACACCCTGCGCGAACTCGATACACTCGGCCTCGATTACATCGAGCAGCCACTGGCCTGGGACGACATGCGCGACCACGCCAAGTTGCAAGCCCTGATGCAGACGCCGCTGTGCTTAGACGAGTGCATCACCTCGGCACAGGACACCCGCAAGGCGCTGGAAATGGCTGCTTGCCGCCTGATCAACATCAAAGTCGGACGGGTCGGCGGTCACTTGGAAGCGCGGCGGATTCACGACGTGGCCGCTGCATTCAGCGCTCCGGTGTGGTGCGGCGGGATGCTGGAAAGCGGAATCGGCAGAGCGCACAACATCCACCTCGCCACACTGGAAAACTTCACCAAGCCCGGCGACACCAGCAGTTCCTCGCGGTACTGGGCACGCGACATTGTTCATGAACCGCTGGAAACGTCGGGCGGCATGATGCCCGTTCCGGGGGGTGCGGGCATCGGCGTCACGCTGGACTTGCCGTTTTTAGACACGCTGACACAGATGAAGGTGGACGTAAAACCGCAGCGCACTTCCGCCGCGCCAGCCGTACCTTGAACAGTCGTACCTTGAATCCGCCCGCCGCCCTGCATATTCGGGAGCTGAGTGGGCTGGGCGAACTCGCCCTCACGCCGCCCCTGGCACGGGCTGTCTGGGGTGAGGGC
The DNA window shown above is from Deinococcus detaillensis and carries:
- the menC gene encoding o-succinylbenzoate synthase, translating into MRLDRAELRLVSLPLLKPFRTSFGVMNGKTFVLLRLFGEGLEGVSEGVMDVRPDFREETTSGALALLQETILPSVLGQDFANPEHLMRHLSGIRGNRMALASVEMAFWDLWAKSLGLPLSTVLGGVRNEVAVGVSLGIQPSIEATVDSAVRHAEQGYKRIKLKIQPGWDVKMVRAVKAALGDLPVTVDANAAYSLGQINTLRELDTLGLDYIEQPLAWDDMRDHAKLQALMQTPLCLDECITSAQDTRKALEMAACRLINIKVGRVGGHLEARRIHDVAAAFSAPVWCGGMLESGIGRAHNIHLATLENFTKPGDTSSSSRYWARDIVHEPLETSGGMMPVPGGAGIGVTLDLPFLDTLTQMKVDVKPQRTSAAPAVP